Proteins encoded in a region of the Nicotiana tomentosiformis chromosome 9, ASM39032v3, whole genome shotgun sequence genome:
- the LOC138899185 gene encoding uncharacterized protein, whose product MGGGAGGRAGFRGGAGGKGGKGNKGVCMLRIGSWNVGTLTGKSIELVKILQKRRVNIACVQETRWVGSRARDVDGFTLWYSGVQKGKNGVGILVDRELRESVVEVRRVNDRLMIIKLVVGECTLNIVSAYTPYVGLDEEVKRRFWEELDKIVRQVLPAEKLFIGGDFNGHIGSTAGGYGEVRGGFGFGERNGGGTSLLDFAKAFGLVIANSRFQKREGHLVTSQNAVAKTQIDYLILRRCDRGLCKDCKLSAMGAWRSSGDASTMWSVTADYIREAAREVLGVSTGVSGGHKGDWWWNEVVQGKVEAKKAAYLKLVGSIGEEERRVCMERYKAAKKEAKLAVTEAKTAAYSRMYEELGKKGGEKKLFRLAKLRGRKARDLDQIQMSNIGRFKKIHPIMINKNSIESLPYSSVWAPSITLSEW is encoded by the exons atggggggtggggcgggaggtagggcagggtttaggggtggggcgggaggcaagggaggtaaagggaacaagggtgtctGTATGTTGAGAATTGGAtcatggaacgtaggtacattgacgggtaaatctatagagttggtgaagatcctccaaaagaggagggtcaatatagcgtgtgtccaggagacaaggtgggtagggtcgagggcgagggACGTGGACGGGTTTACACTTTGGTACTCGggagtccagaaaggtaagaatggagtgggcatcttggtggatagggaacttagagagtctgtagttgaggttagacgagtgaatgatagattgatgattattaagttagtggttggagagtgcaccctaaacatcGTTAGCGCCTATACGCCGTatgtgggcctagatgaggaggttaaacggcgCTTCTGGGAAGAGTTAGATAAGATAGTGCGCCAGGTTCTGcctgctgagaagctattcataggaggggatttcaatgggcatattgggtcaACCGCAGGTGGTTACGGCGAGGTGCGTGGAGGcttcggttttggggagaggaacggaggaggtacatcgttgttggacttcgctaaggcttttgggttggtgattgcgaactctagatttcagaagagggaggggcatttggttacttCTCAAAATGCGGTGGCGAAGACCCAAATTGACTATCTCatcctcaggaggtgtgacagagggttgtgcaaggattgcaag ttgtcggctatgggagcttggaggagtagtggtgacgcgagcactatgtggtcagtGACAGCAGACtatattagggaggctgcgagagaggtgttaggggtctcgacgggcgtatctggtgggcacaaaggagactggtggtggaatgaagtggtccaaggtaaagtggaagcaaagaaggcAGCGTActtgaagttagtggggagcataggtgaggaggagaggcgagtgtgcatggagaggtataaggcagctaagaaggaggctaagttggcggtcacagaggctaagactgcggcttatagtcgtatgtacgaggaattggggaaAAAAGGCGGGgaaaagaagttattccggctggccaagttgagagggaggaaggctcgggatttggaccaa atccag ATGAGCAATATTGGTAGATTTAAAAAGATTCATCCAATCATGATTAACAAGAACTCTATTGAGTCTTTGCCATACTCTTCTGTCTGGGCTCCATCCATTACACTAAGTGAATGGTGA